A genomic window from Etheostoma spectabile isolate EspeVRDwgs_2016 chromosome 13, UIUC_Espe_1.0, whole genome shotgun sequence includes:
- the kcnip1b gene encoding Kv channel-interacting protein 1b isoform X1, with translation MAGCTCRCRQGLLKLMQSLQRLVSGTLTKDKTDEEVEMATVCYRPEGLDQLEAQTNFSKQELQILYRGFKNECPSGVVNEDTFKHIYAQFFPHGDASMYAHYLFNAFDTTNNGSIKFKDFVMGLSTLLRGTLREKLEWTFHLYDINKDGYINREEMTEIVRAIYDMMGKYTYPALKGDVPQQHVDAFFQKMDKNKDGVLTLEEFIIACQEDEIMMRSMQLFENVM, from the exons ATGGCCGGCTGCACCTGCCGCTGCAGGCAAGGCTTGCTCAAACTAATGCAGTCCCTGCAGAGACTGGTCTCAGGAACCCTCACAAAAG ataaaacagatgagGAGGTGGAGATGGCGACGGTGTGCTACAGACCAGAGGGTCTTGACCAGCTGGAAGCCCAAACTAACTTCAGCAAACAGGAGCTGCAGATCCTCTATCGTGGTTTTAAGAAT GAATGTCCAAGTGGTGTTGTAAATGAggacacatttaaacacatttacgCACAGTTCTTTCCTCATGGAG ATGCAAGCATGTACGCCCATTATCTTTTCAATGCATTTGACACGACAAACAATGGCTCCATTAAGTTTAAG GACTTTGTAATGGGTTTGTCTACACTGCTGCGAGGAACACTGAGAGAAAAGCTTGAGTGGACGTTTCACCTTTATGACATTAACAAAGATGGCTACATAAACAGAGAG GAAATGACTGAGATTGTGAGAGCCATTTATGACATGATGGGCAAGTACACGTACCCTGCATTAAAGGGAGACGTCCCACAGCAGCATGTGGATGCCTTTTTCCAG aaaatggataaaaacaaAGATGGAGTGCTGACTTTGGAGGAGTTTATTATAGCCTGCCAGGAG GATGAAATCATGATGAGATCCATGCAGCTGTTTGAAAACGTGATGTAG
- the kcnip1b gene encoding Kv channel-interacting protein 1b isoform X2: MGAVVGTLTMQTKQRRPSRDKTDEEVEMATVCYRPEGLDQLEAQTNFSKQELQILYRGFKNECPSGVVNEDTFKHIYAQFFPHGDASMYAHYLFNAFDTTNNGSIKFKDFVMGLSTLLRGTLREKLEWTFHLYDINKDGYINREEMTEIVRAIYDMMGKYTYPALKGDVPQQHVDAFFQKMDKNKDGVLTLEEFIIACQEDEIMMRSMQLFENVM; the protein is encoded by the exons ATGGGTGCAGTGGTGGGCACTTTGACAATGCAAACCAAGCAGAGGAGACCATCCAGAG ataaaacagatgagGAGGTGGAGATGGCGACGGTGTGCTACAGACCAGAGGGTCTTGACCAGCTGGAAGCCCAAACTAACTTCAGCAAACAGGAGCTGCAGATCCTCTATCGTGGTTTTAAGAAT GAATGTCCAAGTGGTGTTGTAAATGAggacacatttaaacacatttacgCACAGTTCTTTCCTCATGGAG ATGCAAGCATGTACGCCCATTATCTTTTCAATGCATTTGACACGACAAACAATGGCTCCATTAAGTTTAAG GACTTTGTAATGGGTTTGTCTACACTGCTGCGAGGAACACTGAGAGAAAAGCTTGAGTGGACGTTTCACCTTTATGACATTAACAAAGATGGCTACATAAACAGAGAG GAAATGACTGAGATTGTGAGAGCCATTTATGACATGATGGGCAAGTACACGTACCCTGCATTAAAGGGAGACGTCCCACAGCAGCATGTGGATGCCTTTTTCCAG aaaatggataaaaacaaAGATGGAGTGCTGACTTTGGAGGAGTTTATTATAGCCTGCCAGGAG GATGAAATCATGATGAGATCCATGCAGCTGTTTGAAAACGTGATGTAG